The sequence CATTTTGTACAGTCGCTGTTAGACATGTAGGAATTTAAGGCTGCAGAATAATCATAGGAAGTGTAAGAAAATctgatgcatttttatttagagGGAACCCAATAAATCTCTTTTCCCTTTATGGAAAGAAGATTCCCCAAGAATGTCTGCGTTAACCCGGGAGACAGAAGGCATCAGTGGGTAGTTTGTAAGAAATCGTGTCAACATTAGCATATGGTTTATTTTCATATGTCAAGAGTGCTGAACAATTGAGATTTTGTGAAGACTAGTCCTTCTTTACTGCAGATTAATTACAATAGGTAACAaaactcttcatttcattttccagaatgtCTTGCTGCTCTATTACGCACAGTGGTGTGGATTCTGTGCTTCTCTTAGTCATATCTTTATTCAACTTGCTCGGCTTTTGCCTCCAGATCATTTCATTGTggcaaggtaaaaaaaaaaaaagattctaatTTAATCTCTGAAGAATAATGCAAGTTCATTGAGATAATTGGCctagaaaataattacttctcTACAGTCTTGCAGTAGTTGATGTGAATGtcatctgtttcatttttctttgaatccATTCTCTTACTTTCCTCTGCCTAAATTTGATACTTTTCAAtctcactgcagcatttctgcagtttagttaaattaattttcaaatagtGCACTTACTCTTGGAGCACCTtgattttggaaaggaaatcaatacaacagatggcagcagaaaagCGTCTTCACCTTCCTCTGGTTATCTGAAGTAAAGAATTAAATCGTACAGTATTGTATTTTGAGGAATTCagatatatatatgcatttacaTAACTCATACGTATGATACATATATTGTCTAACACGTTTGACATTGTCAGGTTTTTAGTGCAACTGATACGTTCTTACTGATGTATTCTCTAATACATGACTGCCTACAacctctgctgtcactgtgtcCTTATTTCATTCTGACTGAATTTCCttgagagagcagcaggagatgtgTGGGGAAGGACAAAACCTAGAGTTAGCACTTGTTTACAGTTGCTGCTTTATTGTGCTGGATACAATGCTGCTCTCTAATGTACGCCCATTCTCTTCCCTGACTTTGAAGTTCTATCATTTGGGCCGTTATTTTTGTTTCCGTGTTCCCAAAACCCACTATGTGGTTGtctgggctttttctttttttttctagtagaattgttataaaaaatgtataatcAAAGAtgactgaagaaagcaaaataaaactatagCAAGCAATTGAATAGTTGTTTCATTAATTAAACTGATGTTCCTTTCTATGTAgagctttaggaaaaaaaattcttaaagaatgtgcatttctctttttgtaatcCCTCAAATGGCTTTtcatgtgtgtgttttcttaacAGAATTGATATCACTCAAAATGACCTTCCTTGGGAATTTATGACAGATCGTCTCCcgaccattttattttttcctcatcaaaGGTAATACACTTCTTTTCCctgatgtgttttgtttttcatgtttgctAAGCTATAATAACGCTATGATCATATGTGTCAGTATACTGACAGTGTGAGTCTCAAGTATGGAATGGCAAAAAGGGTTGTTCCTGAATTATGTTAAAGCATTGATCAAGCAGGTTTTGGAGCAGTAAAACAATTTGTGGTAGGTGGAGCTTCCTCTAGCACCTGTCTTGCTGGTGTTATGATGTAGTCCcgtgtttcttgttttttcacAGATGCTTCCTTTGTCATGGCCTGCTTTACAAACCACCTCTAGACTAACTTCGTAGTTTTTAGTGAGATTGGCTTTGTAACATTCCACTTGGTCTCACAGTAGTTTCACAGAGGTACCAGAcctgcagttttctttcctgcttttccttcctaGTGTGTTTTAGGTTTGCTACATCTaggtaataaataaaattaggCTTTGATAGTACTAGAATGATTATGTGCTATTTTAGATGTAGAGGTGCTTCCTGTTCAGGCTTTCTGTGCAGCTCCTTATGCATTTGCCATGGGACTGTTTTTGCAAGTTACCTGGCCTGCTCGGTTTTTCTTCctcacgctgctgctgctttgttttggttttcaatACAAATAGCCTCTTGGCTTTTCTGATGCGTGctgtggttttgatttttaaaaaaaaaaaaaaaaaaaaaaaaggataatgaCAGAGTAAAATGTTACTATTGTATAGTGAGTCAGTTTTGTCTTAGCATaggctatttttttctaaaatgtcatGAATCATTAAATTTGAATGTAAGTTGCTTGTCAGCTGAGAAACTGCTGCTGGTAATTACAGAATTAACTTAGCTGATCACCAGaactgcaggagaagaaaaagcacattgCCAAGTCTGCCAAAAATAGCTTAATTTTGATGAACACAGGCCTTATCTGGCCCAGGTTCTCAAATTATTGATTAAAGcatgttatttttctacagTAAGTAGTTCTCAGTGAGCAAACATGTTTGTATCCCCTATGACAATGAACTggatttcacagaaaacatttttgaggCAACTGTTCAATAACTTTGGAAACCTCCCTATGCCAGATGCACAGTCATGCCATCTCATAGGGACATTTGAGTTGTGTGTGGGCCAGGTTGtacaggaacagcagcagaacttgTGAAGCATCAGACATTGTTCTTGAACCTGACTGCTTTGCTTTGGAGTAATCTTCTGGGCTCATCCTGTGTCCTTTTCCTGACTTGTGTAATTCACCCAGCAGACACACAcagccaaagaaaaagaacGTTTCAGTATTTGACAGCTGAAGCTTGCGGGTGTCTTTCAGTGGTTTGTAGCTGTGAGGAGCTGGTAGTGGAGCAGCTTGGACTCTTGTCAGGAAGTTGAGTAACAGGATATGCTGTTACACGACGTGATGGACCTGCCTCATCATATAATGGAATCAGTAGTGTTTACAGCTGTACACTGAGCCATACATGgcaaaatagaaagaaacaaCCCCAAACCAGTCACAAGTAGTTTGCTTATTTGATTACCTCAGTACCGGGAAGACAAAGCAATATGAGGAAGGGGTAGAAAGGCTTGTCAGCAGCAAGAGGGAGTCCGCTCAGAAAAgcaactgctttttaaaagcaaactgtatTTCCCTGCTCCTTGTAAAGCCCTTCTGCTATTGGAGCATGTTAAGCTACTTCTAGGCGAGCAGGCTCAGGCTCAAAATAGTTACCTCAGTTTTACagagctggatttaactccCAACAACGCGTGTAGGATTTGGAGTGCTtcaatgttttccttcattGAAAATCAATTAATAGCAGTTCATTATGATCAGCCATACACCATAGTGATGCTATCATATGCAATGCAAGGTCCTAAAACAAATGTCTTGAATATGGATTaagaataaaatctgtttcttaaaaCAACGAGATCTTGCCAGACAAATACTGATCCAGTGCAGAGACATTAACAGCACACAGACCAGAATACGGGTAAAACAGCTTATGAAATAGAAATACCCTGTGCTATATCTTCATTATGTAAGTTTAAGTTTCTCTTAACTGTGTTACTAGCCAAGATATCAAGTTTGAGTTGTGCAGCAGATACTTACTGCTTGCATATCCTTACGTCCTAATGCTAACTTGGTATGTCTTTTCAGGAAGGATCAAAGCGTGAAGTTCCCAGAAGACTTTCCAGTTAGCCTTCCTCAtcttcttaaatttattttacatcacTCAAGTCTTTCTTCATCAGAGCCCTGCACCAAAGAATGCCTACATAAAGAGACAGTTTTACAGCAAGGACACATCTCCCACTtggagaaagaaattcagaagttAAGACTGGAAATCAGGGCCCTGCATCAAGCCCACGACTCCCTTGAGGCACAGCTTTCTGAAGCTAGAAGAGAAGAACATCGactacagcagcagaagcacacactggaaaagcagcacaagatTCTGCAGCTCCACAGCGAGCAGTTGCAAGCAACATATGATCAGAAGAATCGAGAATTATTAGAAATGGCTGAAAAGCTTCAAGAACTGGCTGACGCATCAGAAAACCTCCTTAAGGAGAATACGTTACTGAGAATCCTGGTGGCAACAAGGGAAGGAAAGCTACAGAGCAAAGATGAATCTAAAGAAGCCCTTCAGTCAGAGCAAACAGTTGCTGATGACAGCAGTGTATTAGTTTCAACAGCTATtaccacagaggaaaaaaggattGATCACATTGATACTGTAgcaacagagcacagcagtgaaAACAGGACAGAATGATCGCTTACATGAAGTCATGATGCAGTACTGAGTAGGTATTTATGCAAATTTTATTGAAATTCATTGTAAATAAAGACTTCTTCTCCCACATgatctagaaaaagaaaatcaaatggaatatttttgtataCTTGAACAACTTATTAGCTACCCCATTCTAAAGTGAAGAGGAGGAGTATGGAAAACTTTCTGCACTTTACTATTGCACTAACTTGCAAACACCTatccatttaaaattaaagatgcTGATGTTTAGGGGCAGCAGTATAAAGCATCTCTAAGGACCAGTTATTTTTCCACCAGCTTTCTCTAACAGCTGCTAGAAGAAAAGTTAGACCTTTAATTTACACTTCTCCATAAATTTCTGAAATTTGCCCTTTacactgcattttgtttgcagaattgaaatgaaatacttcatcTCTGTTATCAGTAAACTTGAATGGACAAACTACTTTATTCAAGAACTTCAGCACTTTGTATCACTTTTGTATACCAGTTACCCGACTGTCTTGGGATCTGCAAGAGCCATGAGTGAACTGTTATCTAGtgaaacaaaactaaagaaaaaactCACTGAATTAATccttttctccttaatttttAGGATTTCTATAATACATAAGTCTAGGAGTATGGGTCTGGCTGTGTGTATACCAGTGTCCTGCCACTGACGTCTTAAGAAGCATGTGCCAGGGCAAGAACAGCCCTCTGCCAGCTGTATCCCACTGTATTCTAGAAGTGACTGCAGGAGGTTTTCCTTACTGCCAGtattcttttctgcttcaaatTCTAGCCTTCAGTGAAAAAAGCCAAAGGTAGCACTAAAAATGCAAGTGAACATCTTACTCTAGAAGGAAGGGACAAGACTTTATTAACTACGACAATGCCATTATTATCTTGCACATAGTTAACAACTCTCAAGTGAGCTTACTAAGCCTGTGTTACTTAGTTATTTCATACGTACAGGGACAAGAAGCAACCACTTCCTCATGAGCTGAAAAAAAGCTGGATTTCATTATTTGTAGtatatttcaaaaaacaaatagTTACAGCACATTTTTATCCTAGGCAGTTGAGTGTTTGAAAATCAAATTAGGCACAAAGATGCTTGAGAGAGCCTAATGGTTCTAGAGTAGGCAAGCAGGCCTTGCTGCCTTAGCTCTGTCCCTTCCCCAAGTGTGTGAGGTCTAGAACCCCCTATTTGACACATCTCGTTACAGTTTCAATGGCTGACCTGTAGCATagagcaggaaataaaagagaTCTCCTTACTTGGAAGTACTTCCCAGTTGTTAGCTTGAAGACTGCAAACAAACCAGAAATCTTTCTCCTCCCTGTCAGCATCACTTCTCATAGAAGAGATTGAAACATATCTTGTGGAGTTAAACCTGAAGTCATTTACAAGATACATGAAGTGAATTCTATAGCTGACTGTCTTTAGACTAAAATACCTTTTTACAACAGGCTGTTAATATCTTGACTACATATACCCAAACTGCTAATTACACAGATGTTCTAGGAAAAATTCATTAGTTGCTTTTCTGCTAGTTTTAATAAGTAAAAACTTGTGCAGTTTCAGCATGCAGatacacagaagagaaaaagcctGCTCTACTGCCACTTCACACCCCTGGAAACCTTCTGGACCACCCCAAGGGTTCAGGAACCATCATTAGTTCCCAGGTCAGAATCCATCAAAATGGCAGTTTCCTTGCAGTTGCTGTATGGTTAACAAAGTCTGTTCTGACAGCCAAAAGCTTGACTATAACCTAGCTGCAAGTAAAGGAAgttatttcctttcttgtaGCTCCTTCTTGTGTTTCTTCCCTCAACGTATTACTGTAGGGTTAcacctttttaaagaaagtattCTACACCAGTCTAGTAAGCCAGTGAGGTTTTGAACTTCTGGCTGTGCACTCAGAAGTTAATAGCAGAAGCAAGCTTTAACCGCACATCTGGTTTTGAAGATGAGGATTCCTGCCTACAGCTGTGGTTCAGGTGTCCCCTTGTTATGTACAGTTGTATCATGCTATTCTCATATGCTGtgaatgcaaagcagaaaacttCTAGCAGCCTGTTTACAGTTCACAGTTGTAAAGTAGTTCACATTACAGTAGTAGTTCCATCAAAATAGGCTCAGCTGAACAttcaagtaacaaaaaaaatgctgctggtCTCTTCGCACCAAGATACTCTTTGCATCCATTGCCAGCAATGGACTTTATGCCAGGTGAGTCAGCTCCTGTCATGGAGGAAATAGGATCTACAATTGACACAAAGAGCAACTTCTCAGTGTGTGCAGTTGCAGACAATGCCTAAAGTCTCATCAAGGTGTTTTATGATAAGTAGTGTGCATGTGGCCAAGTTCTTCACAGTACAGAGATTCTTCTGCTGGTTACACATCATAACCATAGTCCGTGTGTCGCTCCAAGTTAGCTATGTACTTCTGTGCCATTTGGAGTTAGCTTCGCTTTCCTCTCTACGCAAGGTCCTTTAGCAGAGTACTGCACCAGAAGAAAGGGCTCTTTGGTTTCTCCTTCGCCCACGATGCTTTCCTCATCTTCAGACTGGCTGATCCTCTGCAGCCGCAGGTAACACCAGCAGCCCAGTATCAAGGCACCAAGAGCTGCAATTGCAATCAAGATAACGATAACAGTCACCACTCCCGTGGTGGGGCTGTGATCTGTGATAGACATGGTTAGGATTTCAGATTGTCCAGCTTCTTAAAGACTCTTCTGTCTGCACTATTAGGcttcactgtattttcagactcctgcagtggaaaaaaatagacatTAAATGAGACTGTGCTGTTTCACCATATTCAGCAACATTTATGGTTGGCACCCTCTTTGTGATTCACACAACCCTCCTGCACGAGAAGCTTGAAGTGCTGAATGTGCCCACTcgttttaaagtatttcttcaCAAACTGCCTTTGAATATAGAAGTTTCTATACCAAactaaagcaaatgaaagctaGACTGACTGCAGCTCTTGACCTGCTTTCAGGATGGACAACCTCAACCTGTTAAGGAGTCACAATTTTTACTGAGAGGTTAAGACAAGATGCAGAAGTGCCTTAGGATGAAGTAGTTCTCGGACACAACAGTCCATTAACAAATTTTAATTATAACCCGAGTTAAGCGAGTTTTTACACTGAAGTCACTAGGCACAGCTGAGCAAGCTGGCAACTCACATCAAGGCTACACCTAGATTTGCATAGcaaagttgttttttcctccagtaaTGGAAGCTATACAGTTCAGAGTGGAGAGATTTAAGATTCTTTATTACAAATGCTAAATCGTAGAGGAGCTGTCAAGTCCGCGACAAGGTAGCAAACTCAGCTACCTTCAGCATTCCTAAAGCAATCTTGCAGAAGTGGTACATCTGACAGCCAGAAATCTAGCCCttgtacatttaaaatacatcacCTTCCTCATGCACTACAGGTTCCAGGATTGGTAACACTTGCAGAAAGAATTGTAACGTTAATGGCTTACTACAAGCCCGTCTGTAACATCGGTCTGTTGAGAAGTGTTGACTACATGGTGATTAATTGGTTGTTCATGGAGCTGAAAAAAGATAATGCTTCTCATGCATTTTTCATAAGAAGCAGGTGAAGCCAGAGTTACTGAAGACTTCAATAAAAcattgtcaacagtttacgggcgttcggcccagttccgtgacgaatgggatgggggacccacgccccgggaaagggaaaagggaaaaaaagggtagggagatgggcctgagagcaaagcagcagcaacaatctgaggagaaacaaactaatttactaaataagatatcagaatgcaaaccaacacactataatacaatataattacaatttaagctgatgataaatccaatacaatgagagagaatgtccaaaaatcaaggtaggccttactctactaccgacgataagacggctggggagcgacatgctgccaggacaagagacgggtagaaagaaaacaaggtcaactgatctgcgagtttttatctttccctctggccggaaacggtaacagaggagcaaagtaccctggggaatgtagtagtccttctcttctgagaaccagatacatacactacatgatgttatgatgtggaataccaataaccgaaaatcataaaaccatgacaaacatTAAGGGGAAGACAGGCTTCTGCTCCTCCCTCAGTGGCTTCCAAACAGCAGAAGCAAGGTAGGGCTTAGAACTGGTTACGTTCCCAGCCCTGGAAgccactgcagccagcagcttgtCATATACCTGGCGCGATTCAACAGCAAGTCTGCCAGACCCAGTTTTCcccaattaaaaaacaaaaccaaacagaacaaaagcaactgTACCACATACAtcaacagcagagctgcacgcCCACTGCATACTACCGAAGTGACTTTGGCTTGGGGATACAGAAACTATTTCTTAGTTTCCCCAgcacctgctgccagccctgcggtcacagcacagcatggctgggCTTCACTACttccaaagaagctgtgggaCCACTGCTATTCTCAGTTAGCTCCAGCTTAATGCCACCTCCTTCTGATAAAGCCAAATCACAACGAGTCCTGGCCAGAGGCCGTTTTAGACGCAGGGAGCTGTTTGGTGGAAACCTGCAGTGCAAGCCTCCGCTCCCCCACAAGCCTTATTACACTTGCAATGAGGAATAAAGGAGTAGGGGAGTGTGctaaaaaagcttttctgtggCTAACTCACTGCGGACAGCCCTGCGGCAGCCAAACAACACCGGACCCAGAAGCGACACCTcgcagcagcacccacagcagcGTGCAGCTTCCACAGGAGGTGTGACATTGAATCAAGAGGCACCTTTAAAGCTTTACGCTGCAGTTAACGCTTCGCAGAAGAGATGGGGAAGGCAGGGCAGCGCCGCGAGCCTCCCAGCCGCAGGAAGGCGAcctcagcagcaggcagaggctgGACGCGGCCCTGGGCTACCGAGGCTGTGCCGGCTCGGGAAGCGCTTCCCGGCACGGCGCTGCCGCCCCGCGCACTCGGAGCGGGATGAGCTGTGCCGCCGCTCGGCTCCCACTGCATTACAAGGCTCACTGAGATAGCAGCGCAAAGGCCGCCGATTAAATCTTTATACGTACGCGTTCGAGCTGGCTCTCAAGACGCATACCGGTTTCCTTACGGCTCCGTCCAGGCCCGCGGCCCCTCCGTCCCTCCCGCTCCCGGGGGCACACAGCTGCCGGCGCCGCTCCGACTGcggccgccccggccccgcagcgccgcccCTTTCCCGGCCGTCCCGAAGCCGCACGCCCGGCAGGTTCCCGCACGGCAGGGCAGGCCGGCAGCCCGCAGCgcacggcccggccccggcGGTGCCACGGAGCGCGGCGGGCCGCTCCCAGCAAGCGGCGCACGGCCCCTCCGCGGAGCGCGCACAGACACAAAGAGCGGCTCGGCAGGGCCAGCCGGGCCGGGGAACGGCCCCGGCGCGGGGCGGAGCCCGCACAGCTCAACCGCCGCTACCGCGGGACCTCGCCGCAAACCGCCCGCCCGCACCGAGCCCGGCGCTCACCGTCCGTCACGGCTCCGCCGCCCAGCACCGCCCCGCGCCGCTCTCTCCGACGCCACTGCGGGCGCGACGGCCGCCTCCCTCCGCCGCCTCATAGCGGGGCCGGGCGG comes from Numida meleagris isolate 19003 breed g44 Domestic line chromosome 13, NumMel1.0, whole genome shotgun sequence and encodes:
- the SNN gene encoding stannin, with translation MSITDHSPTTGVVTVIVILIAIAALGALILGCWCYLRLQRISQSEDEESIVGEGETKEPFLLVQYSAKGPCVERKAKLTPNGTEVHS